In Plasmodium cynomolgi strain B DNA, chromosome 6, whole genome shotgun sequence, the sequence tatattttttttttttttttacctattCATATACCTACGCAAGAACatacttatttttatgttcaccTTACCTTTGCTCctggaaaaattaagaaacGATTTTTGAGATTGCCAAGAAATTAGAGAACCTACGAAAATGCAACCTTGCAAAGCCTTTCTCTTTACCTTCCTCATTTGGGCCTGGGAATATACCAAAAATGTAAGTTCAGCCAAAATGATATGTGTCACCATGTTGTAGCGCTCGTGGATCCTCCCCTCGCTGCAGGACCCGAATGTGTCGACTATAGTGACTGCTCCGACTGCACCGGTTGCACCGATTGTGCCGATTGCATCGATTACATCGACTGTGTCGAATGTGTTGAGGCAAGTTTGAAGTAGCGTACCTTCCCTCATCGTATTGCATCTAGCCGTTTCTTCCCATGTTGGCACAGTCGCGTTCTACACTCTGCATGCTGACTGACACCCGCCACTGAGTTCCTAACCTGTTAGAGTAGTTGACCCCCCACAACGCCTTCATGAACCCCACAGtttactcattttttctaaacctcttttttgcctcccctcCCCAGGGTGCCCTCAACTGCAACGGAGACAACGATGGCGCACACAACCAATTCAGCGTAAGGGCCGCAAGAATGCTGTATGAATACGACCGCCTCCAGAACGACGCCGAAGGAAGTGTTACTTCCCTTGCGAGCGCTAACAGTATCTTTAGCAGGAGCAGCGGAGGATCCACCGGTAGCGTCCTTAGCAGGAGCAGCGCTGGCGGCACTGGTAGCATCTATAGCAAAAGCAGCACCAAAACAGCCTTCGGTAATGACTTCGAAGGCTCTGTAGGTAGTTCTACAAGCATTGATGATCTCAAAAGTGTAGCATCCTCAACAAGCACCAATAGCTTGGACACTAGTAGCGAAAGAAGCTATGATGATGATGCCTCGGAAAATCAATCCGTCACAGATGATGCATCGGACAATCAGTCAGTCACAGATGAATCCGTCACAAATGAATCCGTCACTGATGAATCCATCCTAGTGGATATTCGTGATGATAACAGCGTTAGCAGTTACAACTCAGGTTCCACGGCAGCCAGCGCAAGGACAGATGTAACCAATGGCTCCAGCAGTACCATGAGCGGCTCAGTCAGAAGTTCCAGAAGTAGTGCAAGCAGCTCTACCAAAAGCTCCAGAAGTAGCGCAAGCGGTTCTGCTAAAAGCCAAAAAAGCAAATACGACGACACCTCATATGAAGATTTAGAATCcttagaagaaaaagaagcgaagCGAGCCAAGGAAAAGGCacaaaggaaagaaattttaGATGAATCTACTTACGATATGAAAACAGCCGGAAAATATTCCAAAGGATATTCGAACAAATACAACAAGGAAAACAGAGATGATGACAATTATGAAGTTAGCCGTGAAGAAACCCTAAATAAAAGATTAAAGAAACTAAACTCAGAAGAACAAGAAGGACGTAAAGATGTTATGAGAAGTTCCaagaaaggtaaaaaatctAGACGCAGTGCAAAACGCGAAGGGGAATTCTCAGGTTATCTgttaaaatacaaaaatgctCAAAGAGATAACGCAAATTTTGAAGTTGACCAAAATGAGAGACTATTCAGAAAAGTAAGAGAATTTAATGCAAAagatagagaaaaaatgagaagaactttgaataaaataaaaaaaaatgtaaaaaatatgaacgtgGAAGATGAAGATGAATTAAAATCTCAATTAAAAAGTCtcagaaaatatataaacttCGATTATGATGAACACAGTTCCATTGATAGTGGCAGTGATGGTTCTGTATATAGCGATGAGGATGGCTCATCCATATATGTAGGAAGACGAGGAATGGCAAAGAACGGATCCATTGAAAGAACCAGAAATAACATGGATGAACTCAGATCTTACATCGATGAAGCCATGGATAAGAATAATGCCGAAATCGCCCACTTGTTGGTCAACAAAATTGAGAAGTACAAAAACAAAGTCGACAAActgaaagagaaaaacaggAACGAATTGAAATTCATGAATTTGAGACATAATCTCAAATTGCAGAAGGTCCTCCTCTACGTCCCCCTCATTTCCCTCATCACGAGTGTCATCCTAGGTATACTTCTCGCTCAGTACTGGATGATACCAGTTGTTACTGCTTACTTTGTTAGTTTGTTCAGTTTCGCCTTTGGAACCTTCGTCTCCTATGGAATTATGGGAAAAGTCATGTTTAACTCCTCCCTCAAAGTTATCGATTACATACTAGGAAGAAACACGAGAGAGATTGCTGATTACGTCCCACACAGCAGAAGAGTCATAATGGACTGAACAGAAGAACGGAAAGCTTTCTTCCCCAAGTAGCAAAACGGTGGTATGTCCAATGACAAGATGTGATGATGTGCCCTGTCTTGTTTCCTATAACGCCCTTATACTATGCGAAACGATTcctca encodes:
- a CDS encoding hypothetical protein (putative), producing the protein MQPCKAFLFTFLIWAWEYTKNGALNCNGDNDGAHNQFSVRAARMLYEYDRLQNDAEGSVTSLASANSIFSRSSGGSTGSVLSRSSAGGTGSIYSKSSTKTAFGNDFEGSVGSSTSIDDLKSVASSTSTNSLDTSSERSYDDDASENQSVTDDASDNQSVTDESVTNESVTDESILVDIRDDNSVSSYNSGSTAASARTDVTNGSSSTMSGSVRSSRSSASSSTKSSRSSASGSAKSQKSKYDDTSYEDLESLEEKEAKRAKEKAQRKEILDESTYDMKTAGKYSKGYSNKYNKENRDDDNYEVSREETLNKRLKKLNSEEQEGRKDVMRSSKKGKKSRRSAKREGEFSGYLLKYKNAQRDNANFEVDQNERLFRKVREFNAKDREKMRRTLNKIKKNVKNMNVEDEDELKSQLKSLRKYINFDYDEHSSIDSGSDGSVYSDEDGSSIYVGRRGMAKNGSIERTRNNMDELRSYIDEAMDKNNAEIAHLLVNKIEKYKNKVDKLKEKNRNELKFMNLRHNLKLQKVLLYVPLISLITSVILGILLAQYWMIPVVTAYFVSLFSFAFGTFVSYGIMGKVMFNSSLKVIDYILGRNTREIADYVPHSRRVIMD